A region from the Aquimarina sp. ERC-38 genome encodes:
- a CDS encoding arylsulfatase → MESLTARTFLGCIVLLCSSCLTTKEATTVVKKNTKPNIIYILADDMGYGDVGVYGQEKIKTPNIDRLAREGIKFTNHYAGQTVCSPSRCALMTGMHMGNASVTRNGQLMNPDDVTVAELLKKADYTTGIIGKWGLSEGTFAKNSPNQQGFDHYFGFQNQGFAHFYYPEYLWRNQTKVVYPENLNIRDKDGSYMVGKGTYSHDEFAKESLEFIRNNKDKPFFLYLPFAIPHAELTVPEDSKEPYKNLNWPETPHKVGGGAQKGNGYGSQYTDGYCAQDQPNLTYAGMISRMDKNIGRIIALLKELNLEENTIVMFASDNGPSNEGGQDISFFNSSGGLRGKKRDLYEGGIRIPFIVRWKGVVKENQVSDHVSAFWDFLPTACELAAIPIPDHIDGISLAPTIFGRNNFQKKHKYLYWNWEHGKNPYYEAVRVNDWKLFRITPKKGENNPSYFELYNLKNDIYETTNVADKHPDLITKYASYLDEASTK, encoded by the coding sequence ATGGAAAGTTTAACTGCTCGTACTTTTTTAGGATGCATAGTACTACTCTGCTCATCCTGTCTTACGACTAAAGAAGCAACAACCGTTGTTAAAAAGAATACAAAACCAAATATCATCTACATTCTGGCAGATGATATGGGGTATGGGGATGTAGGTGTGTACGGCCAGGAGAAGATTAAAACCCCTAATATTGACCGGTTGGCCAGAGAAGGTATTAAGTTCACCAATCATTATGCAGGACAAACCGTTTGTTCGCCATCAAGATGTGCCTTAATGACCGGTATGCACATGGGGAACGCTTCTGTAACTAGAAACGGACAATTAATGAATCCCGACGATGTTACGGTTGCAGAACTTTTAAAAAAAGCCGATTATACCACAGGTATTATCGGTAAATGGGGGTTGTCCGAAGGCACTTTTGCAAAAAACAGTCCGAACCAGCAAGGTTTTGACCATTACTTTGGATTTCAAAATCAAGGTTTTGCACATTTTTATTACCCTGAATATTTATGGCGAAATCAAACCAAAGTGGTCTATCCCGAAAATTTAAATATTCGGGATAAAGATGGTTCTTATATGGTGGGTAAAGGCACCTATTCACATGATGAATTTGCTAAAGAATCTTTAGAATTTATAAGAAATAATAAAGACAAACCTTTTTTCCTGTACTTGCCCTTTGCGATTCCTCATGCGGAGTTAACGGTTCCTGAAGATTCTAAAGAACCCTATAAAAATTTAAACTGGCCGGAAACACCTCATAAAGTGGGTGGTGGCGCCCAAAAAGGAAACGGATATGGAAGTCAATATACTGATGGGTACTGCGCACAAGATCAACCAAATCTAACCTATGCGGGTATGATCTCACGGATGGATAAAAATATTGGGCGTATCATCGCATTGCTTAAAGAATTAAATCTGGAAGAAAATACCATTGTCATGTTTGCGAGTGATAATGGACCTTCAAATGAAGGTGGGCAAGACATCTCGTTTTTTAATAGTTCCGGAGGCTTAAGGGGTAAGAAAAGAGATTTATATGAAGGTGGGATTCGGATTCCATTTATAGTAAGATGGAAAGGAGTCGTCAAAGAAAACCAGGTTTCTGATCATGTGAGTGCCTTTTGGGATTTCTTACCTACAGCGTGCGAATTAGCGGCAATACCCATTCCCGATCATATTGACGGGATAAGTCTGGCACCTACTATTTTTGGCAGAAATAATTTTCAAAAGAAACATAAATACCTATATTGGAATTGGGAACACGGAAAAAATCCTTATTACGAAGCTGTACGTGTAAACGATTGGAAATTGTTTAGAATAACACCTAAAAAAGGTGAAAATAACCCCTCTTATTTTGAATTGTATAACTTAAAGAACGATATTTATGAAACTACAAATGTGGCAGATAAACATCCGGATTTAATTACAAAATACGCTTCTTATCTGGATGAAGCTTCCACTAAATAA
- a CDS encoding alpha/beta fold hydrolase, whose product MNTKNKIIEINGISLFYREAGIKNKETILLLHGFPSSSYMYTGLIEELSDDYHLIAPDYPGFGLSATPAPSAFEYTFDNVSKIMDAFIDALELNSFHLLVQDYGGPIGFRIATNRPELIKSLIIQNANAYMEGLGEWAMKIGEFQKANDMDGLHNFKDYLLSIDGLKEQHLGGASRPSDIDPSYYLMDNAFLSRTGAKEIQAAMFFNYGSNFPKYPEWQNYFKTHQPKTLVVWGENDKFFTKVGGEAYGKDLENIEMHFFNGGHFVLEEYASDIAKIINKFIK is encoded by the coding sequence ATGAATACAAAGAACAAAATAATTGAAATTAACGGAATCTCTTTATTTTATAGAGAAGCCGGAATAAAGAATAAGGAAACTATCCTTTTATTACATGGCTTTCCCAGTTCCTCCTATATGTACACGGGATTGATAGAAGAGTTATCTGATGACTATCACCTTATCGCGCCGGATTATCCAGGTTTTGGATTAAGTGCAACCCCTGCCCCATCAGCGTTTGAATATACCTTTGATAATGTATCTAAAATAATGGATGCATTTATAGATGCTCTTGAATTGAACTCTTTTCACCTATTAGTTCAGGATTATGGCGGACCTATCGGATTTAGAATCGCAACAAATAGACCGGAATTAATTAAAAGCCTGATCATTCAAAATGCCAATGCATATATGGAAGGATTAGGCGAATGGGCTATGAAAATTGGTGAATTTCAAAAAGCAAATGATATGGATGGCCTTCATAATTTTAAGGATTATCTACTATCCATTGACGGACTGAAGGAGCAACATCTTGGTGGTGCTTCCAGGCCTTCGGATATTGATCCCTCTTATTACTTGATGGATAATGCTTTTTTAAGTAGAACAGGTGCTAAAGAAATACAAGCTGCTATGTTTTTTAATTATGGTTCTAATTTTCCTAAATATCCGGAATGGCAAAATTATTTTAAAACTCATCAACCTAAAACTTTAGTTGTTTGGGGTGAAAATGATAAGTTTTTTACAAAAGTAGGAGGAGAAGCATACGGTAAAGATTTAGAAAACATTGAAATGCATTTTTTTAACGGAGGTCATTTCGTATTAGAAGAATATGCTAGTGATATAGCCAAAATCATCAATAAATTTATAAAATAG
- a CDS encoding NAD(P)-dependent oxidoreductase yields the protein MKVTIIGAGGNIGQRITKEATTRNHELRLITSKEKSFFGIDDVDIKAVDIFDTETLAENLKGSDVVISAYAPPHENTDLIIDATKSLVEASKKAEVRLIAVGGAGSLKVSEDLLLVDAPDFPADYKSIAVSHQKALEDIYLKESELNWTNVSPSAYIFEGERTNQFRIGEDYLLANDKGESAISMEDFAVGILNEVENASFSKKRFTIGY from the coding sequence ATGAAAGTAACCATTATCGGAGCCGGTGGAAACATTGGACAAAGAATTACAAAAGAAGCCACAACAAGAAATCATGAATTACGATTAATCACTTCAAAAGAAAAGAGTTTTTTTGGAATAGATGATGTAGATATTAAGGCGGTTGATATTTTTGATACGGAAACCCTGGCAGAAAATTTAAAAGGAAGTGATGTAGTGATCAGCGCGTATGCACCACCTCATGAAAATACGGACTTAATTATAGATGCCACAAAATCATTAGTAGAAGCATCCAAAAAAGCAGAGGTGCGATTAATAGCTGTAGGCGGAGCCGGTAGTTTAAAAGTTAGTGAAGATTTATTATTAGTAGATGCTCCCGATTTTCCGGCAGATTATAAATCCATTGCGGTTTCTCATCAAAAAGCACTGGAAGATATCTACCTAAAAGAATCCGAATTGAACTGGACAAATGTTTCTCCGTCTGCATACATTTTTGAAGGCGAAAGAACTAATCAATTTAGAATAGGGGAGGATTATTTATTAGCAAATGATAAAGGGGAAAGTGCTATCTCTATGGAAGATTTTGCCGTTGGTATACTAAACGAGGTTGAAAATGCTTCTTTTTCTAAAAAACGCTTTACTATAGGGTATTAG
- a CDS encoding DoxX family protein, whose amino-acid sequence MMKKNKIIYWVATAIMILVFSFSAGMYLFSYGRASGFFIHLGFPTWLIYPLAILKILGIMVILLKKSYFLKELAYAGFLFDALLAFSAHTVANDGSSAMSIIAIVATIVSWIYDRKVFPRVKYKFNYFAKI is encoded by the coding sequence ATGATGAAAAAAAACAAAATTATATATTGGGTGGCAACTGCCATTATGATCCTGGTCTTTTCATTTTCAGCAGGAATGTACCTATTCAGTTATGGAAGAGCCAGTGGTTTTTTTATACATCTCGGATTTCCTACCTGGTTAATTTACCCTTTGGCTATTCTTAAAATCTTAGGAATAATGGTTATACTTCTTAAAAAGTCTTATTTCTTAAAAGAACTGGCCTATGCCGGATTTCTATTTGATGCCCTCTTAGCATTCTCAGCACATACCGTAGCAAATGACGGGAGTAGTGCCATGTCAATCATAGCTATTGTAGCTACCATTGTATCATGGATTTATGACCGAAAAGTATTTCCTAGAGTAAAATACAAGTTTAATTACTTCGCCAAAATTTAA
- the galK gene encoding galactokinase, translating to MNKKLIKEVKRSFKTQFKDKDKPLLIFSPGRINLIGEHTDYNDGFAFPAAINKGIALAISKSDSKKSKAYALNKEEMYEFDLEGIAPLNKGGWRNYILGVVAELQNFGKTVGNFNSVFAGNIPGGAGMSSSAALENSFVYGLNELFDLGLTKHEMILISQKAEHNYAGVKCGIMDQYASMFGIKKSALLLDTRTVESEPYKIDFKDYKLMLINTNVKHDLSESAYNDRREVCEKVSKLLNIVALRDASKEDLDKIKSDISEEDYQKARYIINENNRVLEFSEAIQKDDINTLGDLLYQSHEGLSTKYKVSCAELDFLVDRAKENENVLGSRMMGGGFGGCTINLVKKDEFKKFKKEVSKKFRQAFETDCSVYSVKLAQGTQIVN from the coding sequence ATGAATAAAAAATTAATTAAAGAAGTAAAGCGCAGTTTTAAAACTCAGTTTAAAGATAAGGATAAGCCCTTACTCATATTTTCGCCCGGTAGAATTAATTTGATTGGAGAACATACGGATTATAATGACGGATTTGCTTTTCCGGCTGCAATAAATAAGGGAATTGCTCTCGCCATTAGTAAGAGTGACTCAAAAAAGAGTAAAGCCTATGCCTTGAATAAGGAAGAAATGTATGAATTTGATCTGGAAGGTATAGCACCTTTAAATAAAGGCGGTTGGAGAAATTACATTTTAGGTGTAGTAGCAGAGTTACAAAACTTCGGAAAAACTGTGGGTAACTTTAATAGTGTTTTTGCTGGTAATATACCGGGGGGTGCTGGGATGTCTTCTTCTGCCGCGTTAGAAAATAGTTTTGTATACGGATTAAATGAATTGTTTGATTTAGGTTTAACCAAACATGAGATGATTCTAATTTCTCAAAAAGCAGAACATAATTACGCAGGCGTGAAGTGTGGTATTATGGATCAATACGCCAGCATGTTTGGTATCAAAAAAAGTGCCCTATTACTAGATACCAGAACCGTAGAATCGGAACCCTACAAAATTGATTTCAAAGATTATAAATTAATGCTGATCAATACAAATGTAAAGCATGATTTATCCGAAAGTGCCTATAATGACAGACGTGAAGTATGTGAAAAGGTTTCAAAATTACTAAATATTGTTGCTTTACGAGATGCCTCTAAAGAAGATTTAGATAAAATTAAATCTGATATTTCTGAGGAGGATTACCAAAAGGCACGTTATATTATCAATGAAAACAATCGGGTACTAGAATTTTCTGAAGCTATTCAAAAAGATGATATTAATACTTTAGGGGATTTATTATATCAATCTCATGAAGGCTTAAGTACTAAATATAAAGTAAGCTGTGCCGAACTGGATTTTTTAGTGGACAGAGCCAAAGAAAATGAAAATGTACTGGGTTCTAGAATGATGGGAGGAGGTTTTGGTGGTTGTACCATTAATCTAGTTAAAAAAGATGAGTTTAAGAAGTTTAAAAAAGAAGTGTCTAAAAAGTTCAGACAAGCGTTTGAAACAGACTGTTCCGTTTATAGTGTAAAGCTAGCACAGGGAACACAAATAGTTAATTAA
- a CDS encoding sialate O-acetylesterase, producing MNIRILKIFALLYSFTISLGNAQNEDEVQVVLLAGQSNMVGHGNYDELSASVKDRIEKVASRVLVTDFRNRPKPLSEVDGKQTEKYPFSKHFGPELFMGLTLAEKYPDHQFLMIKTATGGTSLHGAWNPDWSQEKANISEKGEVRKKLQLYAKHIDNSKVHLKRLLTEGKKYKIMGIGWLQGENDAGKPIAANNYKVNLQNLISSYRKEFGIADLPFIIGQINVPPRKYAEGPEQVRTAMLEVAKADKKVAIVTTKPDKPWTDYPKHPDNVHYNAEGQKKLGIAFGEKLINLMD from the coding sequence ATGAATATCCGTATTTTAAAAATTTTTGCTCTACTTTACTCTTTTACTATTTCTTTGGGAAATGCACAAAATGAAGATGAAGTTCAGGTGGTGTTACTTGCTGGTCAATCAAACATGGTTGGCCATGGAAATTATGATGAACTGTCTGCATCTGTAAAAGATCGGATTGAAAAAGTAGCTTCGAGAGTGCTGGTTACGGATTTTAGAAACCGACCAAAACCGTTGTCTGAAGTAGATGGAAAGCAAACGGAAAAGTACCCTTTCTCAAAACATTTTGGTCCGGAACTATTCATGGGGCTAACGCTAGCTGAAAAATATCCGGATCACCAATTTTTAATGATAAAAACTGCTACGGGAGGTACTTCACTACATGGAGCATGGAACCCTGATTGGAGCCAGGAAAAAGCAAATATTTCTGAAAAAGGTGAGGTTAGAAAGAAACTTCAACTTTATGCTAAACATATAGATAATAGTAAAGTTCATTTAAAACGCTTACTTACAGAAGGAAAAAAGTATAAAATAATGGGTATAGGTTGGCTACAAGGAGAAAATGATGCTGGTAAACCTATCGCTGCAAACAATTACAAAGTTAACTTACAAAATTTAATCAGTAGCTATAGAAAAGAATTTGGCATCGCTGATTTACCCTTTATCATCGGACAAATAAATGTACCCCCCAGAAAGTACGCTGAAGGACCGGAACAGGTAAGAACGGCAATGCTGGAAGTGGCAAAAGCTGATAAAAAAGTAGCAATCGTAACAACAAAACCTGACAAACCCTGGACTGACTATCCCAAACATCCGGACAATGTACACTACAATGCCGAAGGACAAAAAAAGCTAGGAATTGCTTTTGGAGAAAAATTAATAAACTTGATGGACTAA
- a CDS encoding nuclear transport factor 2 family protein, whose protein sequence is MKQVSKFIVFLLFLITSFVQGQTKQDSLDIKQVALDYIESQHNVKPEQFERAAHPRMVKRTFWTNKKSGKEYLRETFTDAMILLAETYNTNQDKFPIKPKKEVIILDVYDKVASVKLIADDWIDYMHIVKLNMKWQLVNVLWQYNDSAQQ, encoded by the coding sequence ATGAAACAAGTATCTAAATTTATCGTATTTCTCTTATTCCTTATAACTTCTTTTGTTCAGGGACAAACAAAACAAGATTCTTTAGATATTAAACAGGTTGCGCTGGATTATATAGAATCACAACATAATGTAAAGCCAGAACAGTTTGAGAGAGCCGCTCATCCTCGAATGGTCAAAAGAACATTTTGGACAAATAAAAAATCGGGAAAGGAATATTTACGAGAAACCTTTACGGACGCTATGATTTTATTAGCTGAAACGTACAATACCAACCAGGATAAGTTTCCTATAAAACCAAAAAAAGAAGTAATTATCCTGGATGTGTACGATAAGGTTGCTTCTGTCAAATTAATAGCAGATGATTGGATTGATTATATGCACATAGTAAAACTTAATATGAAGTGGCAACTAGTAAATGTACTTTGGCAGTATAACGATTCCGCCCAGCAGTAA
- a CDS encoding UDP-glucose--hexose-1-phosphate uridylyltransferase, with protein METYLQDYSHKRFNILTGEWVLVSPHRAKRPWQGQNEAIANEQRPAYDPNCYLCAGNTRINGEKNPEYKDVYVFTNDFAALQTTSPKFTVNEGLFKAESEQGICKVICFSPDHSKSLADMKVEDINKVVNTWQKEYAELGANEIINYVQIFENKGAVMGCSNPHPHGQIWSQSTLPNEVAKKDQHQRAYFNDKKSSLLGDYLKQELEANERIIYQNEDFVVLTPFWAIWPFEAMIAPKKQYTDITKISEQESLNFADAISKITKAFDALFQCSFPYSSGIHQAPTNGESNEHWHWHMSFYPPLLRSATVKKFMVGYEMFGSPQRDITAEQAAERLKDLIVS; from the coding sequence ATGGAAACATACCTGCAAGATTATTCACATAAGCGTTTTAATATTCTTACCGGAGAATGGGTTTTAGTCTCTCCGCACCGGGCTAAACGACCCTGGCAAGGACAAAACGAAGCTATTGCTAACGAGCAACGTCCTGCATATGACCCTAATTGTTACTTATGTGCCGGTAATACCAGGATCAACGGAGAAAAAAACCCTGAATACAAAGATGTTTATGTCTTTACTAATGATTTTGCCGCATTGCAAACCACTTCTCCAAAATTTACCGTAAACGAAGGCTTATTTAAAGCTGAAAGTGAGCAGGGTATCTGTAAAGTAATTTGTTTTAGCCCGGATCATTCTAAAAGTCTGGCAGATATGAAAGTGGAAGACATTAATAAGGTAGTTAACACCTGGCAAAAGGAATATGCGGAGTTAGGGGCTAACGAGATCATTAATTATGTACAGATTTTTGAAAACAAAGGGGCGGTCATGGGTTGTAGCAATCCGCATCCTCATGGTCAGATATGGAGTCAATCCACCTTACCAAATGAAGTTGCAAAAAAAGACCAACATCAACGTGCTTATTTTAATGACAAAAAAAGCAGTTTATTAGGGGATTATTTAAAACAAGAACTAGAAGCCAACGAGCGTATCATTTATCAGAATGAAGATTTTGTGGTATTAACTCCGTTTTGGGCAATTTGGCCTTTTGAAGCCATGATTGCACCTAAAAAGCAATATACGGATATCACTAAAATTTCAGAACAGGAAAGTTTAAACTTTGCAGATGCAATTTCTAAAATTACGAAAGCTTTTGATGCCCTGTTTCAATGTTCGTTCCCTTATTCCAGTGGAATTCATCAGGCTCCTACTAATGGAGAATCTAATGAACATTGGCACTGGCATATGAGTTTTTATCCACCACTTCTTAGAAGTGCGACCGTCAAAAAGTTTATGGTAGGTTATGAAATGTTCGGTTCGCCGCAAAGGGACATTACCGCAGAACAAGCAGCAGAAAGGTTAAAAGATTTGATAGTAAGCTAA
- a CDS encoding sialate O-acetylesterase, translating into MIEKGILICLTFFVTSLYAEVIPNGLFKSNMVLQRNKPIAIFGKATTEKVVEITFKGKTYKAKVKRGTWNIFLEEAKAGGPFRLTIKGENKIDLLNVMVGEVWVCSGQSNMEMPVKGFEGQHVNGSNLAILNSKNNQLRFFNVGRKIADAPSDTISGQWQLSKPETVKNFSATAYFYGKLLQEKLKVPVGLILSSWGGTPAEAWTPKSSIDAEFAGFDKWNTDDKKPQKNPSVLYNGMIHPLIPFTIKGVIWYQGESNKSYHHNYTELFTALIKSWRVAWNQGDFPFYFVQIAPVGWGGDAQAFLREKQLRTMMNVENTGMVVTLDIGDKYCIHPPEKRKVGERLALWALAKDYGYDGIEFSGPIYKSMEVKSNKVLLHFDYAPNGVTTMGKELTGFEVAGEDRIFYTATTKITKGSLEVWSDRVAKPVAVRYGWSQYIDGALYNTAGLPASSFRTDNWD; encoded by the coding sequence ATGATAGAAAAAGGTATTCTGATTTGTTTGACATTCTTTGTTACCTCTCTATATGCAGAGGTAATACCAAATGGGTTGTTTAAAAGTAACATGGTTTTACAGCGTAATAAACCTATTGCTATATTTGGTAAGGCTACAACGGAAAAAGTAGTAGAAATAACTTTTAAAGGAAAAACCTATAAGGCAAAAGTTAAGAGGGGTACCTGGAATATCTTTTTAGAAGAAGCAAAAGCAGGTGGCCCTTTTAGGCTTACTATAAAAGGAGAAAACAAGATTGACCTTTTAAATGTTATGGTGGGAGAAGTTTGGGTTTGTTCCGGGCAATCCAATATGGAAATGCCGGTAAAGGGGTTTGAAGGTCAGCACGTAAACGGAAGCAATTTAGCCATTTTAAATAGTAAGAATAATCAATTACGCTTTTTTAACGTTGGCAGAAAAATAGCAGATGCCCCTTCAGATACAATTTCCGGACAATGGCAATTATCAAAACCCGAAACGGTTAAGAATTTTAGTGCAACCGCTTATTTTTATGGTAAATTATTACAGGAAAAATTAAAAGTCCCAGTAGGTTTGATTTTAAGTAGTTGGGGTGGTACTCCGGCAGAAGCCTGGACACCAAAAAGTAGTATAGATGCAGAATTTGCAGGTTTTGACAAATGGAATACAGATGATAAAAAACCTCAAAAAAACCCGTCTGTTTTATACAATGGGATGATACACCCCTTAATCCCTTTTACCATAAAAGGGGTTATCTGGTATCAGGGAGAATCAAATAAAAGTTATCATCACAATTATACGGAACTATTTACTGCTTTAATAAAGTCATGGAGAGTTGCCTGGAACCAAGGGGATTTTCCGTTTTATTTTGTACAAATCGCACCTGTAGGATGGGGTGGGGATGCACAGGCATTCTTACGGGAAAAACAATTAAGGACTATGATGAATGTTGAAAATACAGGAATGGTAGTAACTTTAGATATTGGCGATAAATACTGTATTCATCCTCCTGAGAAAAGAAAAGTAGGAGAACGATTGGCATTATGGGCATTAGCAAAGGATTACGGCTATGATGGTATTGAGTTTAGCGGACCAATTTATAAATCAATGGAAGTCAAATCAAATAAGGTTTTATTACATTTTGATTATGCACCTAATGGGGTTACTACAATGGGAAAGGAACTGACAGGTTTTGAAGTTGCTGGTGAAGATCGAATATTTTATACCGCAACAACTAAAATTACAAAAGGAAGTTTAGAAGTTTGGAGTGATCGCGTGGCAAAGCCGGTAGCAGTAAGGTATGGCTGGTCTCAATATATAGATGGAGCTTTATATAATACCGCAGGGCTGCCTGCCTCTTCATTTAGAACAGACAATTGGGATTAA
- a CDS encoding sialate O-acetylesterase, producing the protein MKTKLKIQNYLVVLLIIFASCRLHSIPEPIKKNLDSVVNVVLLAGQSNMVGFGNYDDLSEELKDRIAKVADRVTVSYTYLNQVPLSYSKNKPNEKYSFTKRFGPELFIGLTLAEKYPNKEFLLIKHAKGGTSLYGAWSSDYTLEKAKEIEKGEKKQGWNLPQIHINLINKNLNILKEKGKDYKIIGMAWMQGENDALKEFAATSYAENLQKLIEKYRTTFNEENMPFVFGQINSRYGIKGGPAIVRSQMEKVPTMVQNTAILKTTTDKTWSDYPKHKDNVHYNAEGQKRLGIAFANELIKMINE; encoded by the coding sequence ATGAAAACTAAATTAAAGATTCAAAACTACTTAGTAGTACTCCTAATCATTTTTGCAAGTTGCAGATTACATTCAATACCTGAACCTATTAAGAAAAACCTTGATAGTGTCGTAAATGTTGTTTTATTAGCTGGGCAATCCAATATGGTAGGTTTTGGTAATTACGACGATTTATCAGAAGAACTTAAAGATAGAATAGCTAAAGTTGCAGATAGAGTTACCGTAAGCTATACGTACTTAAATCAAGTACCCTTATCGTATTCTAAAAATAAACCTAATGAGAAATATAGTTTTACAAAACGATTCGGTCCGGAACTATTTATTGGTTTAACCCTGGCAGAGAAATACCCAAATAAGGAATTTCTTTTGATAAAACATGCAAAAGGAGGCACTTCTTTATACGGTGCCTGGAGTTCTGATTATACACTTGAAAAAGCAAAAGAAATAGAAAAAGGAGAAAAAAAACAAGGTTGGAATTTACCGCAGATACACATTAATTTAATTAATAAAAACCTAAACATCCTAAAAGAAAAAGGGAAAGATTACAAAATTATTGGTATGGCCTGGATGCAGGGTGAAAATGATGCCCTGAAAGAATTTGCTGCAACCAGTTATGCAGAAAACCTTCAAAAGTTAATTGAAAAGTACAGAACTACCTTTAATGAAGAAAATATGCCTTTTGTTTTCGGACAAATCAATTCCAGGTATGGTATAAAAGGGGGTCCGGCAATAGTACGATCCCAAATGGAAAAGGTGCCAACCATGGTACAGAATACTGCCATACTTAAAACAACCACCGATAAAACTTGGTCTGATTACCCAAAACACAAAGATAATGTACATTACAATGCAGAAGGGCAAAAAAGACTGGGTATTGCCTTTGCTAATGAATTAATTAAAATGATCAATGAATAG
- a CDS encoding sulfatase family protein — MKYILLLIIILTISTLQDNRAQSSGIKGKPNIIYILADDLGIGDISSFNKQGKIKTPNIDQLAKEGMRFTDAHTSSSVCTPTRYSIMTGRYNWRTVLKKGVLKGTSPALIPKKRKTIASLLQSQGYVTAFIGKWHLGWNWAEIENPKGSPKKQSNYDYSKPISHSPNDLGFDYAYGINGSLDMGPYIYVENRMPTAKTERIIDRKNGYAFRRKGLIATDFKHKEVTPNFINRSIEYIKSKKDTKQPFFLYLPLPSPHTPILPTEEFIGKSGINPYADFIMMIDTYLGTLFNTVKEQGLENNTLIIFTSDNGTSPKANAKVLHQFGHHPTKHFRGMKASIFEGGHRVPFIAKWPGVISPNSVSDQTICTTDFYATCAEILNYEIPDNEGEDSYSLVPLFKGKEISGNFREATVHHSSGGFFSIRKGDWKLILCKGDGGYKELKELSETEAPEYQLYNLAEDPSETNNLYRDSSTKYQELEQLLIKYIEEGRSTPGKVQKNDAINFTWKQVGFLSKTN; from the coding sequence GTATTGGTGATATAAGTAGTTTTAATAAACAAGGAAAAATTAAAACTCCGAATATAGATCAATTGGCAAAAGAAGGAATGCGTTTTACAGATGCACATACTTCATCTTCAGTTTGTACACCTACTCGTTACAGTATTATGACTGGTAGGTATAATTGGCGCACAGTTTTAAAGAAAGGGGTTTTGAAAGGAACTTCTCCTGCCTTAATTCCGAAGAAAAGAAAAACGATTGCCTCCTTACTTCAAAGTCAGGGTTATGTAACTGCCTTTATCGGTAAATGGCATCTGGGGTGGAATTGGGCAGAAATAGAAAACCCTAAGGGGAGTCCTAAAAAGCAAAGCAACTACGATTATTCAAAACCTATAAGTCATTCTCCTAATGATTTAGGCTTTGATTATGCTTATGGGATTAATGGTTCCCTGGATATGGGACCTTATATTTATGTGGAAAACAGAATGCCTACGGCAAAGACAGAAAGGATCATTGATAGAAAAAACGGATACGCTTTCCGGAGGAAAGGGCTTATTGCCACCGATTTCAAACATAAAGAAGTAACCCCTAACTTCATAAACAGGTCTATTGAGTATATAAAGTCTAAAAAGGATACTAAACAACCGTTTTTTTTGTACTTGCCATTACCTTCTCCGCATACCCCTATCTTACCTACCGAAGAATTTATAGGAAAATCCGGAATCAATCCGTACGCTGATTTTATCATGATGATAGATACCTACCTGGGAACGTTATTTAATACAGTAAAAGAACAAGGGTTGGAAAATAATACTCTGATTATTTTTACCAGTGATAACGGTACTTCTCCTAAGGCAAACGCAAAAGTATTACATCAATTTGGTCACCACCCAACTAAACATTTTAGGGGAATGAAAGCTTCTATCTTTGAAGGGGGGCATAGAGTTCCCTTTATCGCAAAATGGCCCGGGGTAATTTCACCTAATTCTGTTTCGGATCAAACTATCTGTACTACGGATTTTTATGCCACCTGTGCGGAAATATTAAATTATGAAATTCCGGATAACGAAGGCGAAGATAGCTATAGTTTAGTACCTTTATTTAAAGGTAAAGAGATTTCTGGAAACTTTAGAGAGGCAACTGTTCATCACTCAAGCGGAGGTTTTTTTTCAATCAGAAAGGGAGATTGGAAACTAATTCTATGTAAAGGGGATGGAGGATATAAAGAATTAAAAGAATTGTCAGAAACTGAAGCACCGGAATATCAACTGTATAATTTAGCCGAAGACCCTTCGGAAACTAATAATTTATATCGTGATTCTTCAACTAAGTACCAGGAGTTAGAGCAACTTCTTATAAAATATATTGAAGAAGGAAGAAGCACACCGGGTAAAGTTCAAAAGAATGATGCCATCAACTTTACCTGGAAACAGGTAGGTTTTCTATCTAAAACTAACTAA